The nucleotide sequence TCTTATGATAATAAACAATACCTAATGTAATTGTGAAACctaagataaaaaaaggtatacaatatattagatagtaaaaaaaattctctACGTAAATGTACCCCCTCTGTAATGGATTTgtattaaatgtaataagATTTGACTTAAATAACACTCCTAAAGGTGAATTCCTTAAAGAATCATGTAAAGGTTTATACCAATTATTCCATCCTAAAGACAAATTCAGTATCTTCATCAAGCCCCTAATAAACCAGCAGCCCGCAAATGCATCTAATAAGAATCCTATTAATAACAACAAAAACAGGATTAAAGGTGAAGCCAGTCGTATTGCCAATTTTTTACgtgttaattttttgtacaaCTTATCGCCAATTGTtctgttatttttaagaaaatccaTATAATCtagttctttgaatattttattttccaaacgggaatatttttttgtttcaaatatacatgatttatttttcgtatcttttttgttacgtatgaatgtatttaataaattccTATTTGATGACTTCATTTCCCCTTTAGGTTCTTTCTCACCAACAcacatatctttttttttgttcacaATATTATTTggtatattttcctttaatcctgcaatatttgaaaaattatccACTTCGCACTTTGCTAATAATCGAAAagtttttctatttaattttctattataattatagcTCGCATCCGAAGATTTATTAAACATGCtctaaaaaaacaaagaaaatatatattatttaagatatatataattgattgataaaaaaatgtataattaaaaataaagcaaacaGAAATTGAATAATGCAAATAatcttaaatattattatcataccaTATCGTTGTTCATTTGCCATATCCAAGTTAAAACGATAAAGGTagcaatattaataaataagagagactttattttttgtttcatcatatacatatttaatattgtaatgtattcctttaaaaaaaaattaatatttacataatatacttctaattataaaaaaaatatatctagaTTCTTACtttttgattattttattattccaaatttataaaaatataatacaataaaaacatcgctaatacattttacaatatagacagaaaaataaatttaaaaatttattatacaatttttacttttaatataaaaaactaaattaattaatataatttgttttcattcaaacatattcaaaatatataattttttatttagtatttaaatgattaaattttattattaattctttaaaaaagaaaatattttttattataatatttttaaatagtgaatttatatacagtagagaatatagagaatacatatataattcatagttctatataatagtaaaataattacatatttcaataatgctttaatgataataattataattttataaaatatatattccaatTTTTggcatttttataaaaatatatttattattttagtaatatgataataaattaaaaaagcatTAACTTGCAAAATCTttagttttatattaattttattccaCAATTTTGTTACTACTTTAAcacattcatttttttatatactataatgtatttgaaaaaatttaaatcatAAGGCACTACGTAATCTGTcaagaaattatattttaaatgtaaataaagattatttatatatatttgtatcatAATATTTGAAAACTGTAGTTTTTAATTAAGATTAATACATACCACTCTAACtaatagtaatttttttaattaatctacacaatatatatattttttttcaaattaatatattatgttaggagaattattaatatagtaagaaaaaaaaaaaagaaactaattaaaaattacattaaaattttaattatcaGTTGGTCAGTATTTTTTTGTGCATCCTTCTAAGTATTAATCTAAATTTACGTAATTTCAACTTACTTTTTGCAATGAAAACGACTTGTTTATCcacttcattttttatacaaatacatgTTCAAATGTATATAACGCGTAGtaaataaatcaaatattAATGTTAACTGGGGGGTTCAATttgaaattacaaaatagtagttttaaaatatatagaattcaatcatttatataacgtttaactaaaaaaatattaaaaaaataaataatatattattaatttttccatacaaaatatatgttaatgcTTTACATAAGATATATCAGAGCTTGTAGCattgataaaaatacaaCAATA is from Plasmodium malariae genome assembly, contig: PmUG01_00_23, whole genome shotgun sequence and encodes:
- the PmUG01_00044300 gene encoding fam-l protein, encoding MKQKIKSLLFINIATFIVLTWIWQMNNDMSMFNKSSDASYNYNRKLNRKTFRLLAKCEVDNFSNIAGLKENIPNNIVNKKKDMCVGEKEPKGEMKSSNRNLLNTFIRNKKDTKNKSCIFETKKYSRLENKIFKELDYMDFLKNNRTIGDKLYKKLTRKKLAIRLASPLILFLLLLIGFLLDAFAGCWFIRGLMKILNLSLGWNNWYKPLHDSLRNSPLGVLFKSNLITFNTNPLQRGYIYVENFFYYLIYCIPFFILGFTITLGIVYYHKKVKKYNEIKFRKR